DNA sequence from the Janibacter sp. CX7 genome:
GCCTCGACCTCGACGGTCTCGTGGTCAGCGGGCACCTGGTCGGCGGACACCTGGTCGCGATCGCTCATGTCCGCCAACGCTACGACGTGGCGGTGCCCTCCGCCGCGTCGGTGCTGCCCTCGACCGACGCACCCGCCGGCGGGTCGAAGTCCCCGGCGTCACCGGTCGGCGTGCCCAGGTGCTCACGGGCCCACCGCGGGACGACGAAGAGCGCCTCCGCCTCGGCCGTCACCCGTCCCTGCGGGTCGACGATCTCGCCGCTGGCGAAGACCTTCCACCCCTCGAGCCGGTCGACGCGGGCGCGGCAGACGTGGTCGGTCCCCAGCAGCGTCGGCCGGCGGTAGGTGGTGTTGAGGTAGGCCGTCAGGCCGGGCACCCCGCGCTTGGCCGCGGCCGTGCCGAGGACCTGGTCGAGGACCGAGGCGACGAAGCCGCCGTGCACGCACCCGGGCGGTCCCTCGTAGGCGGCTCCGAGGGAAAAGGTGCACGCCACTCCCCCTTCGTCATCGGTCATGACGAGGGGCGGGGCGATGGGGTTGCGCATGCCGACCATGGGGTTGGCGTGGTCGCGCAGGCGACCGTCGCTGCTTGTCTCGACGCCGAGCGGACCCTCCTGCGACCGCTCGAGCAGCCGGGCCACGAGCACGTCGACCTCGGCGGCAACCTCGTCGAGGACCGGACCCTCGTGACGGGTGCGCACGGTCGCGTCGACGAGCCGACCGACGGCACGGGCGAGGTCGCCCTGCGCCCGCTCGAGCTCGGCCAGGGCCTGCGGGTCCTCGACGGGGAAAGGCGAGGGGAAGGTGCCGTCCGTCATGCGTCCTCCTCGTGGGTGGCGGTTGAACACGCGTTCAATCTCCGCATCACCCTAGGGTAATGCGGGTTCAGGTCGGTGGTCGGGGCAGCTCAGCCGCGCGCCGCGCCGCGCTCGCGGACGGCGGGGACGGCGAGCACCGCCGGCACGGCGAGCAGGCCGACGAGCAGCAGCGAGCGCAGGACGCCGACGTGGTCGCCGAGCACACCGAGCAGGGGCGGTCCGACGATGAAGGCGAGGTAGCCGATCGTCGAGACCACCGACAGCCGGGACGCGGCCCGGCGCGGGTCGTCGGCGGCCGCACTCATGCCGGTGGGGAAGCCCAGGCTCGCGCCGACTCCCCACAGCACGACGCCGACGAAGGCCGTCGCCGTCGTCCCGAGGACGACGAGCAGCGAGCCGACCGCAGCCAGCGCGAAGAGGACCCGCAGCACGACGACCCGGCCATACCGGTCGAGCAGTCGCACCCCGAGGAGCCGACCGGCGGTCATCGCCGCGAGGAACGTCGCGAAGGCGAGCACCCCGATCTCCTCCGGCTGGTCGTGGCCCTCGGTGACCGCCAGGGCGATCCAGTCGTTGGCCGTGCCCTCGGTGAGGGCGGCGACGAGGACGACGAGGCCGATGGCCAGGGTCCGCGGCTCGCGCCAGGCGCTGCCGGGTCGCTCCGCGACGTCGCCCTCCTCCCCCGTCTCGAGCCGGCGGGGCAGGAAGCCGCGCGGGATCCACAGCCCGACGACGAGGACGAGAGCGGCGACGACGGCGAGGTGGGCGAGGACCGGGACACCGGCGCGGACGATGCCCGCCGCGGCGAGCGCACCGACCACGGTGCCGCCGGAGAAGAAGGCGTGGAAGATCGGCATGACGGTGCGGCCGAGCTGCTGCTCGACGGCCGCCCCCTCGTGGTTCATCGACACGTCCCACAGCGAGATGCCGACGGCGATGACGAAGATCGCCGCAGCCGTCGTGGGCGCGCTCGCGAGCACGTCGACGGCCAGTCCCAGCCCGAGGAGGCCGAGCACGACGACGACCACGCCGATCATCACCGCGCGGGCGGCACCCACGGCCGTGATGACCCGCCCGGCGAGGGGCAGGGAGACGACCGAGCCGAGGGCGCCGAAGAGCAGCGTGCGGCCGAGCTCACCGGGCGTGAGGTCGAGCTGGGCGCGGATGGCCGGGATCCGCGCCGCCCACGTCGAGAAGGCCAGCCCGGAGACCGCGAAGGTCGCGAGCACGGCATTGCGTGCGGTGGTGGTCGCCATGGCGGGCTCCCTTCTGGCACGGACGAAGGGGGGTCACCGCACGTGGCGGCGACCCCCCTTCGTCGGGGTGGTGCTGGGGGTCAGGCCTGCTCGTCGGCCGTCTCGGCGGTCTCCTCGGCCGGAGCCTCGGTGGCCTCGTCGTCGAGCTCCTCGACGTCACCGGTGCGCTCGCCCTCGGGGACGATGTCGTCGAGGTCGATGGCATTGCCGTCGGCGTCGACGATCTTGGCCTTGTCGAGAGCCGCGGCCAGCGCCTTGCGGCGGGCGACCTCGGCCACCATCGACTGGACCTGGCCCTGCTGGTCGAGCAGCTGGGCGAACTGGTTGGGGTCCATGCCGTACTGCTGCGACTGCATGATGAGGTACTCGACGAGCTCGGGCTGGCCGACCTCGATCTCCTCGGTCTTGGCGAGGGCGTCGAGCAGGAACTGGGTCTTGAGCGTCGAGCGGGTCGACTCGTCGACCTCGGCGCGGTGCTCGTCGTCCTCGAGACGACCCTCCTGCTCGAGGTGCTGGTTGACCTCGGCCTCGATGATGCCCTCGGGCAGCGGGATCTCGGTGTTGGACAGCAGGTGGTCGAGGACCTTGTCGCGGGCCTGGATGCCCTGCTCGAACTTCTTCGACTGCTCGGCCTGCTTCGCGAGGTCGGCGCGCAGCTCCTCGGCGGTGTCGAACTCGCTCGCCATCTGGGCGAAG
Encoded proteins:
- a CDS encoding PaaI family thioesterase, producing the protein MTDGTFPSPFPVEDPQALAELERAQGDLARAVGRLVDATVRTRHEGPVLDEVAAEVDVLVARLLERSQEGPLGVETSSDGRLRDHANPMVGMRNPIAPPLVMTDDEGGVACTFSLGAAYEGPPGCVHGGFVASVLDQVLGTAAAKRGVPGLTAYLNTTYRRPTLLGTDHVCRARVDRLEGWKVFASGEIVDPQGRVTAEAEALFVVPRWAREHLGTPTGDAGDFDPPAGASVEGSTDAAEGTATS
- a CDS encoding MFS transporter; amino-acid sequence: MATTTARNAVLATFAVSGLAFSTWAARIPAIRAQLDLTPGELGRTLLFGALGSVVSLPLAGRVITAVGAARAVMIGVVVVVLGLLGLGLAVDVLASAPTTAAAIFVIAVGISLWDVSMNHEGAAVEQQLGRTVMPIFHAFFSGGTVVGALAAAGIVRAGVPVLAHLAVVAALVLVVGLWIPRGFLPRRLETGEEGDVAERPGSAWREPRTLAIGLVVLVAALTEGTANDWIALAVTEGHDQPEEIGVLAFATFLAAMTAGRLLGVRLLDRYGRVVVLRVLFALAAVGSLLVVLGTTATAFVGVVLWGVGASLGFPTGMSAAADDPRRAASRLSVVSTIGYLAFIVGPPLLGVLGDHVGVLRSLLLVGLLAVPAVLAVPAVRERGAARG